A single region of the Pseudomonas sp. PDM14 genome encodes:
- a CDS encoding FecR family protein, with amino-acid sequence MSSSADINEQAADWLLRLHEGSLEADELARFDAWKHADSQHTAALERMQNFVAQMQALRLQKAPVRAALSVGRRRTPRGKRSISALLLVIALALPLGLLVRSQAAVYWLADLRTAPAQWQTRTLADQSQISLAGNSAVDLHFDDQQRRVELLRGEILVDVAHDAQRPFIVATEQGEIRALGTRFLVKREDGSTLLTMLESRVAAHGVRSSATTEVAAGEQARISPDQVQTLGTVDTASVADAWQQRQLVVQDQPLTAVLDELAQQRAGYVHFDRAALAELRVSAVLPLDDSDRALQLIADALPVDVQRITPWLVRVSRR; translated from the coding sequence ATGAGCAGCAGCGCAGACATCAACGAACAGGCGGCCGACTGGCTGCTGCGCCTGCATGAAGGCAGCCTCGAGGCAGATGAACTGGCGCGCTTCGACGCCTGGAAGCACGCCGATAGCCAACACACTGCCGCCCTCGAGCGCATGCAGAACTTCGTCGCGCAGATGCAGGCACTGCGCCTGCAGAAAGCCCCGGTTCGCGCTGCATTGAGCGTCGGGCGCCGACGCACGCCACGTGGCAAACGCAGCATCAGCGCCCTTTTGCTGGTAATTGCCCTGGCCCTGCCTCTCGGGTTGCTGGTACGCAGCCAGGCTGCGGTCTATTGGCTGGCGGACCTGCGCACCGCCCCGGCGCAGTGGCAAACCCGCACGCTGGCCGATCAATCGCAGATCAGCCTTGCCGGCAACAGCGCGGTGGACCTGCACTTCGACGACCAGCAGCGGCGCGTCGAACTGCTGCGCGGCGAGATCCTCGTCGACGTCGCCCACGACGCTCAGCGCCCGTTCATCGTCGCCACCGAACAGGGTGAGATCCGTGCGCTGGGCACGCGCTTCCTGGTCAAGCGCGAGGATGGCAGCACCCTGCTGACCATGCTCGAGTCACGAGTCGCGGCACATGGCGTGCGCTCCAGCGCGACGACCGAAGTGGCGGCAGGCGAGCAGGCCCGCATTTCGCCGGACCAGGTGCAGACGCTTGGTACGGTGGACACCGCCAGCGTTGCCGATGCCTGGCAGCAGCGCCAGTTGGTGGTGCAGGACCAGCCGCTGACCGCCGTGCTCGATGAACTGGCGCAGCAACGCGCTGGCTACGTGCACTTCGACCGCGCGGCCCTTGCCGAACTGCGCGTGTCGGCTGTGTTGCCGCTGGATGACAGCGACCGTGCGTTGCAGCTGATCGCCGATGCGCTGCCGGTCGATGTGCAGCGCATCACCCCCTGGCTGGTGCGAGTCAGCCGGCGCTGA
- a CDS encoding sigma-70 family RNA polymerase sigma factor encodes MSADAPPFQQAIHDLYSDHHGWLFGWLRKKLGCSHNAADLAQDTFMRILASRDALAGMREPRAYLTTTARRLLIDRGRRQQIEDAYLRELALTADALSAAGFQSPEQILTTLEALEQIAFVLDGLSEKAHQVFLAYFLDGCSQAEIAQQQGISERMVRKYLTQSLLHCNHALDI; translated from the coding sequence ATGTCCGCAGACGCGCCGCCGTTCCAGCAAGCCATCCATGACCTGTACAGCGACCACCACGGCTGGCTGTTCGGCTGGCTGCGAAAAAAACTCGGCTGCTCGCACAACGCCGCGGATCTGGCGCAGGACACCTTCATGCGCATCCTCGCCTCGCGTGATGCGCTGGCCGGCATGCGTGAGCCACGCGCCTACCTGACCACCACCGCCCGCCGCCTGCTCATCGACCGCGGGCGCCGTCAGCAGATCGAGGATGCCTACCTGCGTGAACTGGCGCTGACCGCCGATGCGCTGTCCGCCGCCGGTTTCCAGTCGCCGGAGCAGATCCTCACCACGCTCGAAGCGCTGGAGCAGATCGCTTTCGTCCTCGACGGCCTGAGCGAGAAGGCCCATCAGGTCTTCCTCGCCTACTTCCTCGATGGCTGCAGCCAGGCCGAAATTGCTCAGCAGCAGGGCATTTCCGAGCGCATGGTGCGCAAATATCTGACCCAGTCCCTGCTGCACTGCAACCACGCGCTGGATATCTGA
- a CDS encoding PLDc N-terminal domain-containing protein → MPASSVMSLPDWLFYGVPAAIYLLLTLWALFNVFGSASRPGQKVLWTALLVLFPLLGLFNWLWIGPRRVIASSH, encoded by the coding sequence ATGCCTGCATCCAGCGTAATGAGCCTGCCCGACTGGCTGTTCTACGGCGTGCCGGCGGCGATCTACCTGCTGCTCACGCTGTGGGCGCTGTTCAACGTATTCGGCAGCGCCAGCCGGCCAGGGCAGAAGGTGCTGTGGACGGCACTGCTGGTGTTGTTTCCGCTGCTCGGCCTGTTCAACTGGCTGTGGATCGGCCCGCGCCGCGTCATCGCCAGTTCTCACTGA
- a CDS encoding catalase family protein: MLKRFWLWLGRLLGKVLGFLLVVGLLGWGIGEAYYAWKFSGPVAAEESIPADEAALTQGIIEDAIRIVEQHRDNTRVMRDAHAKAHGCVKAEVSVLGDLDADLRQGVFSEPGKTWQAWMRLSNGNAYPQFDRARDARGMAIKLLDVPGDKLLSTPTGAGDQDFVMFNHPVFFVRDVAEYKQNFAAQASGQKVLAFFPSWDPRRWEIRHLVTALRTLAPAPESPVATTYSSVAPFKFGRHNIKYRVIPDPQSCPPYELPQQNQALPNFLRSALYQQLSLDRTPACFALQVQRQNPDYYMPIEDTSVEWNEEIAPFETVASIKVPAQDFDSREQNLFCDNLSFNPWHALPAHRPIGGINRLRKAVYEAVSVYRHQRNGVPQGSN; the protein is encoded by the coding sequence ATGCTCAAACGTTTCTGGCTGTGGCTTGGCCGTCTTCTCGGCAAGGTGCTGGGGTTTCTTCTGGTCGTCGGTCTGCTTGGCTGGGGCATTGGCGAGGCGTACTACGCCTGGAAGTTCTCCGGCCCGGTTGCCGCCGAGGAAAGCATCCCCGCCGATGAGGCCGCGCTGACCCAGGGCATCATCGAAGACGCCATTCGTATTGTCGAACAACACCGCGATAACACCCGAGTGATGCGCGATGCCCACGCCAAGGCGCACGGCTGCGTGAAGGCCGAAGTCAGCGTGCTGGGCGATCTCGACGCGGATCTGCGCCAGGGCGTGTTCAGCGAACCGGGCAAGACCTGGCAGGCCTGGATGCGCCTGTCCAACGGCAACGCCTACCCGCAGTTCGACCGCGCTCGAGATGCCCGTGGCATGGCGATCAAGCTGCTCGACGTGCCCGGCGACAAACTGCTCAGCACACCGACCGGCGCGGGTGACCAGGACTTCGTCATGTTCAACCACCCGGTGTTCTTCGTTCGTGATGTCGCCGAGTACAAGCAGAACTTCGCCGCCCAGGCCAGCGGGCAGAAGGTCCTGGCCTTCTTCCCCAGCTGGGACCCGCGGCGCTGGGAAATCCGCCATCTGGTGACGGCGCTGAGGACCCTCGCTCCGGCGCCGGAAAGCCCGGTGGCCACCACCTACAGCTCGGTGGCGCCGTTCAAGTTCGGCCGGCACAACATCAAGTACCGGGTGATCCCCGACCCGCAGAGCTGCCCGCCCTACGAGCTGCCGCAGCAGAACCAGGCGTTGCCGAACTTCCTGCGCAGTGCGTTGTACCAGCAGCTGTCGCTGGATCGCACGCCGGCCTGCTTCGCCCTGCAGGTGCAGCGGCAGAACCCGGACTACTACATGCCCATCGAGGACACCAGCGTGGAGTGGAACGAGGAGATCGCGCCATTCGAGACGGTCGCCAGCATCAAGGTGCCGGCACAGGATTTCGATAGCCGTGAGCAGAACCTGTTCTGCGACAACCTGTCCTTCAACCCCTGGCATGCCCTGCCCGCGCACCGCCCCATCGGCGGTATAAACCGCCTGCGCAAGGCGGTGTACGAGGCGGTCAGCGTCTACCGGCACCAGCGCAACGGCGTGCCCCAGGGCAGCAACTAG
- a CDS encoding di-heme-cytochrome C peroxidase has translation MRILRRALLLVVLLALIALGVVLYYIANPNLPTFTRPTQLHYLQQWDEQSRQTYYYTPQGTQVKGLRYDWFTALELPFSRDKFAAPDHLARFGFLTDPQQHASTQNPGNLPVGFARHEDAKSGAAFLDISCAACHTGELRYQGQAVRIDGGAALHSLASTVPTLKGGSFGQALGMSMALTYYNPIKFTRFAKAVLDDNYERDRAQLRDDFKTVLDRLLGTAFNDWHRGLYPTEEGFGRTDAFGRIANSVFGDAIDASNYRVANAPVSYPQLWDIWKFDWVQWNGSAMQPMARNIGEALGVGATLQLFDEHGATLPAAERYPSSVRLHDLYVLEETLKKLQPPTWPEDVFGKVDIALASQGRALFSENCAYCHAPDPKPRDERLAPTRDPEWRMRIVPTRLVGTDPTTANNIADHRFDIRKLGWSKAELAKLDVTLFGSDLDEVDFASISSAKGLAYVTAFVEDRAYRDAGIQPDERARMDGYGLAIGVQEKRGYKARPLNGIWATPPFLHNGSIPNLFQLLSPVSERDTQFWVGNFEYDPKHAGFVSDKFDGGFLFNTSVTGNSNRGHEFREGCRQDGVIGRALAPEERWALIEYLKVMGNPALEKQLQAVEAKAWAPGPNCQG, from the coding sequence ATGCGGATCCTGCGCCGTGCTTTGCTCCTGGTCGTATTGCTGGCACTGATCGCGCTCGGCGTGGTGCTCTACTACATCGCCAATCCCAACCTCCCTACGTTCACCCGGCCCACCCAGCTGCACTACCTGCAGCAATGGGACGAGCAGTCCCGGCAGACCTACTACTACACCCCGCAGGGCACCCAGGTGAAAGGCCTGCGCTACGACTGGTTCACCGCCCTGGAGCTGCCGTTCTCACGAGACAAGTTCGCCGCGCCGGATCACTTGGCGCGTTTCGGTTTCCTCACCGATCCTCAACAACACGCCAGCACGCAGAACCCCGGCAACCTCCCGGTCGGTTTTGCCCGCCATGAGGACGCCAAGAGCGGCGCAGCATTTCTCGATATCAGCTGCGCCGCCTGCCACACCGGCGAGCTGCGTTACCAGGGCCAGGCCGTGCGCATCGACGGTGGCGCGGCCCTGCATTCGCTGGCGTCCACGGTACCGACGCTCAAGGGCGGCAGCTTCGGCCAGGCGCTCGGCATGAGCATGGCCCTCACCTACTACAACCCGATCAAGTTCACGCGTTTCGCCAAGGCGGTACTGGACGACAACTACGAGCGTGACCGCGCGCAGCTGCGCGACGACTTCAAAACGGTGCTCGACCGCCTGCTCGGCACCGCCTTCAACGACTGGCACCGCGGCCTCTACCCCACCGAGGAAGGTTTCGGCCGCACCGACGCCTTCGGCCGCATCGCCAACAGCGTGTTCGGCGATGCCATCGACGCCAGCAACTACCGTGTGGCCAATGCGCCGGTGAGTTATCCGCAATTGTGGGATATCTGGAAATTCGACTGGGTACAGTGGAATGGCTCGGCCATGCAGCCGATGGCGCGCAACATCGGCGAGGCCCTTGGCGTCGGCGCCACGTTGCAGCTGTTCGACGAACACGGCGCGACCCTGCCGGCCGCCGAGCGTTACCCGTCCAGCGTGCGCCTGCACGACCTGTACGTGCTGGAAGAAACCCTGAAAAAGCTGCAGCCACCCACCTGGCCCGAAGACGTCTTCGGCAAGGTCGACATCGCCCTGGCCAGCCAGGGCCGCGCACTGTTCAGCGAAAACTGCGCCTACTGCCACGCACCGGATCCGAAACCGCGTGACGAACGCCTGGCTCCGACGCGCGATCCCGAGTGGCGCATGCGCATCGTGCCGACCCGCCTCGTCGGCACCGACCCGACCACTGCCAACAACATCGCCGACCACCGCTTCGATATCCGCAAGCTGGGCTGGAGCAAGGCCGAGCTGGCCAAGCTCGATGTCACCCTGTTCGGCAGCGACCTGGACGAGGTGGACTTCGCCAGTATCTCCAGCGCCAAGGGCCTGGCCTACGTCACCGCCTTCGTCGAAGACCGGGCCTACCGCGATGCCGGCATCCAGCCGGATGAACGCGCACGCATGGACGGCTACGGCCTGGCCATCGGCGTGCAGGAAAAACGCGGCTACAAGGCGCGCCCGCTCAACGGCATCTGGGCCACGCCGCCATTCCTGCACAACGGCTCAATCCCCAACCTGTTCCAGTTGCTCTCACCGGTTTCCGAGCGCGATACGCAGTTCTGGGTCGGCAACTTCGAGTACGACCCGAAGCACGCCGGCTTCGTCAGCGACAAGTTCGACGGCGGCTTCCTGTTCAATACCTCGGTGACCGGCAACAGCAACCGTGGCCATGAGTTTCGCGAGGGCTGCCGCCAGGACGGCGTGATCGGCCGCGCCCTGGCGCCGGAAGAGCGCTGGGCGCTGATCGAATACCTCAAGGTGATGGGCAATCCCGCCCTGGAAAAACAGCTGCAAGCGGTCGAGGCCAAGGCCTGGGCGCCTGGCCCGAACTGCCAGGGCTGA
- a CDS encoding helix-turn-helix domain-containing protein codes for MLEAVSASPGHLLFIAPCAECQHLIPRLRASGWQVDSCDLADAGDYRVDVALVCVGKEASAELLQLPQRMRSSANQWLALVQAGGAPPLFEASGFADAWYFQRLLQPLDPQALQLSLTAACQAARSQVSSAGAQLLGHSKSIRDLRKRLDTLSGSLRPLLIEGEIGAGKGFLVKLLHQRTRGTAALRALTPEHLAENPCEGLRGGSLCLQQAERLAPATFDQVLKAAGRVNVRVLATTTSTDSLAHLREVCETVQLLPLRQRQGDIVLLAEHFAQLYSSPLGASRAFSESALSAMLQHDWPGNVRELAMRVRRALAMGSAAQVEASDLGLHGGFDAGPGATLEDYKRRAEYQALCDALARHSSNLSLAAKTLGISRPTFYRLLHKHQLL; via the coding sequence ATGTTGGAAGCAGTCTCCGCTTCACCCGGTCACCTGTTGTTCATCGCCCCCTGCGCGGAATGCCAGCACCTGATACCGCGTCTGCGCGCGAGCGGCTGGCAGGTCGACAGCTGCGACCTGGCCGATGCCGGCGATTACCGCGTGGACGTTGCCCTGGTCTGTGTCGGCAAGGAGGCCAGCGCCGAGCTGCTGCAGCTGCCACAGCGTATGCGCAGTAGCGCCAACCAGTGGCTGGCACTGGTGCAGGCAGGCGGCGCACCGCCGCTTTTCGAGGCGAGCGGATTTGCCGATGCCTGGTACTTCCAGCGCCTGCTGCAGCCGCTCGACCCGCAGGCGCTGCAACTCAGCCTGACTGCCGCCTGCCAGGCGGCGCGCAGCCAGGTCAGCAGCGCCGGTGCGCAGCTGCTCGGTCACAGCAAGAGCATTCGCGACCTGCGCAAGCGCCTCGATACGCTGTCCGGCAGCCTGCGACCGCTGTTGATCGAAGGGGAAATCGGTGCGGGCAAGGGTTTTCTGGTGAAACTGCTGCATCAGCGCACGCGCGGGACGGCCGCACTGCGTGCACTGACGCCTGAGCACCTGGCGGAAAACCCCTGCGAAGGGCTGCGCGGCGGCAGCCTCTGCCTGCAGCAGGCCGAGCGATTGGCGCCGGCCACCTTCGACCAGGTGCTCAAGGCCGCCGGCAGGGTCAATGTGCGTGTACTGGCGACCACCACCTCGACGGATTCGTTGGCGCACCTGCGAGAGGTGTGCGAGACGGTGCAATTGCTGCCCTTACGGCAGCGCCAGGGCGACATCGTGCTGCTTGCCGAACACTTCGCTCAGCTGTACAGCAGCCCACTGGGCGCCAGCCGTGCGTTCAGCGAATCGGCCCTGAGTGCCATGCTCCAGCACGACTGGCCGGGCAATGTGCGCGAGCTGGCGATGCGTGTGCGGCGGGCGTTGGCAATGGGCAGTGCCGCGCAGGTGGAGGCGAGCGACCTCGGCCTGCACGGCGGCTTCGATGCAGGTCCGGGCGCCACCCTGGAGGACTACAAGCGGCGCGCCGAATACCAGGCGCTCTGCGATGCCCTGGCCCGGCACAGCAGCAATCTGAGTCTGGCGGCGAAGACCCTGGGCATCTCCCGGCCGACCTTCTATCGCCTGCTGCACAAGCACCAGTTGCTGTGA
- a CDS encoding methyl-accepting chemotaxis protein, translating to MNSLRSLPINRRLWLILLCSILMLLALAGLMLKQIHNDLYAAKSLKTQHVVESAASILRHFHSLESAGSLSREDAQKQAMQIVRDLRYDRDDYFWINDLTPVMVMHPTNPKLEGQNLSGIKDPDGKFLFNEMVTIAKKDGAGLVDYRWPKPGAAEPLPKVSYVELFEPWGWIIGSGIYIEDMQAEFRTQAMRAAGILLLISLALAVLIILIARSISRPLDEAVNAMANIASGEADLTRSLDSAGQDELTALARHFNGFTDKLRSVIGQSLQVAGTLDQSSASLGRIASAGQQHSQQQSQQMELVATAINEVSYAVQDVAKNAEHASNEVRQAEEQALQGQQNIDASLRQIGQLSGTIDQAVEVIRTLAEESTQIGSVLEVIRAIAEQTNLLALNAAIEAARAGEQGRGFAVVADEVRLLAQRTQQSTAEIHGMIERLQGNSEAAVKVINASSVASQQTVEQARQAGESLNQITSSLRNLTGLNASIASATLQQSHVVDDINQNVTQAASLAHENALAADQSSEASQQLGQLAGQLNRLLGQFRV from the coding sequence ATGAACAGTCTGCGCAGCTTGCCGATAAATCGTCGTCTCTGGCTGATTTTGCTGTGTTCCATCCTCATGCTGCTGGCCCTCGCCGGGCTCATGCTCAAGCAGATCCATAACGACCTGTACGCCGCCAAGTCGCTGAAGACGCAACACGTGGTGGAAAGCGCGGCGAGCATCCTGCGCCATTTCCACAGCCTGGAAAGCGCCGGCAGCCTGAGCCGCGAAGACGCGCAGAAACAGGCCATGCAGATCGTCCGCGACTTGCGCTACGACCGCGACGACTACTTCTGGATCAACGACCTGACGCCGGTGATGGTCATGCACCCGACCAACCCCAAGCTCGAAGGGCAGAACCTGTCGGGTATCAAGGATCCGGACGGCAAGTTCCTGTTCAACGAAATGGTGACCATCGCCAAGAAGGACGGCGCCGGCCTGGTCGACTACCGCTGGCCGAAGCCGGGCGCTGCCGAGCCGCTGCCGAAGGTGTCCTATGTCGAGCTGTTCGAGCCCTGGGGCTGGATCATCGGCTCGGGCATCTACATCGAAGACATGCAGGCCGAGTTCCGCACCCAGGCCATGCGCGCCGCCGGCATCCTGCTGCTGATTTCCCTGGCCCTGGCCGTGCTGATCATCCTCATCGCCCGCAGCATCTCCCGCCCGCTGGATGAGGCGGTCAACGCCATGGCCAACATCGCCAGCGGTGAAGCGGATCTCACCCGCAGCCTGGACAGCGCCGGCCAGGACGAGCTGACCGCCCTTGCCCGCCATTTCAACGGCTTCACCGACAAGCTGCGCAGCGTCATCGGCCAGTCCCTGCAGGTCGCCGGCACGCTGGACCAGTCCTCGGCCTCGCTGGGGCGCATCGCCAGCGCCGGGCAACAGCACAGCCAGCAGCAGTCGCAGCAGATGGAGCTGGTCGCCACGGCGATCAACGAAGTGTCCTACGCCGTGCAGGACGTGGCGAAGAACGCCGAGCACGCCTCCAACGAAGTGCGCCAGGCCGAGGAACAAGCGCTGCAGGGCCAGCAGAACATCGACGCCAGCCTGCGCCAGATCGGCCAGCTGTCCGGCACCATCGACCAGGCCGTGGAGGTGATTCGCACCCTGGCCGAGGAGAGCACGCAGATCGGCAGTGTGCTGGAGGTGATCCGCGCCATCGCCGAGCAGACCAACCTGCTCGCCCTCAACGCCGCCATCGAAGCCGCCCGCGCCGGTGAACAGGGCCGCGGCTTCGCCGTGGTCGCCGACGAGGTGCGCCTGCTGGCCCAACGCACCCAGCAATCCACCGCAGAAATCCACGGCATGATCGAACGCCTGCAGGGTAATTCCGAGGCGGCGGTCAAGGTCATCAACGCCAGCAGCGTGGCCTCGCAGCAGACCGTCGAGCAGGCGCGCCAGGCCGGCGAGAGCCTGAATCAGATCACCAGTTCGCTGCGCAACCTCACCGGCCTCAACGCCTCCATCGCCAGCGCCACGCTGCAGCAGTCGCACGTGGTCGACGACATCAACCAGAACGTCACCCAGGCCGCCTCGCTGGCTCATGAAAACGCCCTGGCCGCCGATCAATCCAGTGAGGCCAGCCAGCAGCTGGGGCAGCTGGCCGGGCAACTGAATCGTCTACTGGGTCAATTCCGGGTGTGA
- a CDS encoding undecaprenyl-diphosphate phosphatase has product MDMWAAVQALILGIVEGLTEFLPISSTGHQIIVADLIGFGGDRAMAFNIIIQLGAILAVVWEFRRKILEVVFNVPKQAAAQRFTLNLLIAFIPAVILGVAFADQIHHYLFNPITVATALVVGGVIILWAEQRPHEVTVEEVDDMTWKEALKIGCAQCLAMIPGTSRSASTIIGGLLFGLSRRAATEFSFYLAMPTMVGAAVYSGYKYRDLFQPGDLPVFAIGFIVSFIFAMIAVRALLKFIANHSYAVFAWYRIVFGLLILATWQFNLIDWSTAQG; this is encoded by the coding sequence ATGGATATGTGGGCAGCTGTCCAGGCACTGATTCTGGGCATCGTGGAAGGGTTGACCGAGTTCCTGCCGATTTCCAGTACCGGCCACCAGATCATCGTCGCGGACCTAATCGGTTTCGGCGGAGACCGGGCGATGGCATTCAACATCATCATCCAGCTGGGCGCCATTCTCGCGGTGGTCTGGGAATTCCGGCGCAAGATCCTCGAAGTGGTATTCAACGTACCCAAACAGGCTGCCGCACAGCGTTTCACCCTCAACCTGCTGATCGCCTTCATCCCTGCGGTGATTCTCGGCGTCGCTTTCGCCGATCAGATCCATCATTACCTGTTCAACCCGATCACCGTGGCCACGGCGCTGGTGGTTGGCGGGGTGATCATCCTCTGGGCCGAGCAGCGCCCGCATGAGGTGACGGTGGAAGAGGTCGACGACATGACCTGGAAGGAAGCCCTGAAGATCGGTTGTGCGCAGTGCCTGGCGATGATTCCCGGCACCTCGCGCTCGGCCTCGACGATCATCGGCGGCCTGCTGTTCGGCCTGTCGCGCCGCGCGGCCACCGAATTCTCCTTCTACCTGGCGATGCCGACCATGGTCGGTGCGGCGGTGTACTCGGGCTACAAGTACCGTGACCTGTTCCAGCCCGGCGACCTGCCGGTGTTCGCCATCGGTTTTATCGTGTCGTTCATCTTCGCCATGATCGCGGTGCGTGCGCTGCTCAAGTTCATCGCCAACCACAGCTACGCGGTGTTTGCCTGGTATCGCATCGTCTTCGGCCTGCTGATCCTGGCTACCTGGCAGTTCAATCTGATCGACTGGAGCACAGCCCAGGGCTGA
- a CDS encoding DUF1294 domain-containing protein → MELRGTLRSWNDDKGFGFIRPEQGGGDVFVHISAMRGDQRPEVGQTVLYLAGKDGQGRLRAEHMRSEGLSLDRPAIRRKPRASEPRKAVPSAARSAPHKPARRQPGPSIQSLPLKLVIFVGLCALPFAGSLHALMVLQMPWLLLAYPLLSAVSFLQYWADKNSAQSGRWRTPENTLHITELLGGWPGALLAQQVFRHKTRKVSFQAVFWLIVLLHQAFWVDQLLLAGRFLGHLLPY, encoded by the coding sequence ATGGAACTACGCGGCACGTTGCGCAGCTGGAACGACGACAAGGGCTTCGGCTTCATCCGCCCGGAGCAGGGCGGTGGCGACGTGTTCGTGCACATCTCGGCGATGCGCGGCGACCAGCGCCCGGAGGTCGGCCAGACCGTGCTCTATCTGGCTGGCAAGGATGGGCAGGGCCGCCTGCGCGCCGAGCACATGCGCAGCGAAGGGCTGAGCCTGGATCGTCCGGCGATTCGCCGCAAGCCGCGGGCTAGCGAACCGCGCAAGGCCGTGCCGAGTGCGGCGCGTTCGGCACCGCACAAGCCTGCGCGGCGCCAGCCCGGCCCGTCGATCCAGTCTTTGCCGCTCAAGCTGGTGATCTTCGTCGGTCTCTGTGCCTTGCCGTTCGCCGGTTCGCTGCATGCTCTGATGGTGTTGCAGATGCCCTGGCTGCTGCTGGCGTATCCGCTGCTCAGCGCGGTCAGCTTCCTGCAGTACTGGGCGGACAAGAACAGCGCCCAGAGCGGTCGCTGGCGCACCCCGGAAAACACCCTGCACATCACCGAACTGCTCGGCGGCTGGCCGGGCGCGCTGCTGGCGCAACAGGTGTTCCGCCACAAGACGCGCAAAGTGTCGTTCCAGGCTGTGTTCTGGCTGATCGTCCTGCTGCACCAGGCGTTCTGGGTCGATCAGTTGCTGCTGGCCGGGCGCTTCCTCGGCCATCTGTTGCCCTATTGA
- a CDS encoding MmcQ/YjbR family DNA-binding protein, giving the protein MTNEQIAAFCLSLPGTREDLKWGSNRVFSIAGNKMFAILDFMGARLAFKVEPELFLGYVDRPGIHPAPYLARAHWISMTPPFPLGETEMRECLQRSHQLVVQRLPKIRQVGLLLDQ; this is encoded by the coding sequence ATGACCAACGAACAGATCGCGGCGTTTTGCCTGAGCCTGCCCGGCACCCGCGAAGACCTTAAATGGGGCAGCAACCGGGTGTTCTCAATAGCCGGCAACAAAATGTTCGCCATCCTCGACTTCATGGGCGCGCGATTGGCGTTCAAGGTCGAGCCGGAGCTGTTCCTCGGCTATGTCGACCGGCCGGGCATTCACCCCGCGCCCTATCTGGCCCGTGCGCACTGGATCAGCATGACGCCGCCCTTCCCGCTCGGTGAGACCGAAATGCGCGAATGCCTGCAGCGCTCTCATCAACTGGTGGTACAGCGCCTGCCGAAGATTCGCCAGGTTGGCCTGCTGCTCGATCAATAG
- a CDS encoding DUF1993 family protein translates to MSLSLYQASIPVFVRMFGNLSTILDKAAAHAEAKKIDPAVLVNARLAPDMHPLVRQIQIASDAVKGCAARLAGADVPSFADTETSIPELQARIRKTLAFIQGFSAEQIEAGAEREIVLRFPGAELKFSGQDYLLHFVLPNFYFHVTTAYAILRHNGLEIGKMDYLGRP, encoded by the coding sequence ATGTCGCTTTCCCTGTACCAGGCTTCCATCCCGGTTTTCGTGCGCATGTTCGGCAACCTTTCGACCATCCTCGACAAGGCTGCGGCCCACGCCGAGGCGAAGAAGATCGACCCAGCCGTGCTGGTCAACGCGCGCCTGGCGCCGGACATGCACCCGCTGGTGCGACAGATCCAGATCGCCAGCGACGCGGTGAAAGGCTGCGCCGCGCGGCTGGCCGGTGCCGATGTGCCGAGCTTTGCCGACACTGAAACCAGCATCCCTGAACTGCAGGCGCGCATTCGCAAGACGCTGGCGTTCATCCAGGGGTTCTCCGCCGAGCAGATCGAGGCGGGTGCCGAGCGCGAAATCGTCCTGCGCTTTCCGGGCGCCGAGCTGAAGTTCAGCGGTCAGGATTACCTGCTGCACTTCGTGCTGCCCAACTTCTACTTCCACGTCACCACGGCTTACGCGATCCTGCGTCACAACGGCCTGGAGATCGGCAAGATGGATTATCTCGGTCGGCCCTGA